The following coding sequences lie in one Haladaptatus sp. DJG-WS-42 genomic window:
- a CDS encoding ABC transporter ATP-binding protein, protein MAAIELADVTKRFGDTVALKQLSLSVEQGEIYGFLGPNGAGKSTTINLLLDFIRPTAGTVRVLGHDAQQESLTVRQNTGVLPEGFSVYNRLTGRKHVEFAIESKNATDDPDTLLERVGLAGDGDRKAGGYSKGMRQRLALAMAIAGSPDLLILDEPSTGLDPNGAREMRRIITEERDRGATVFFSSHILEQVEAICDRVGILRQGELVAEDTLDALRDETDAGTTLVITVGALPDDALAAVRDLSGVLDVTHDEDTLTVSCEDGSKTRVLTTLENNGATVSDFSTKEASLEDLFASYTEVSA, encoded by the coding sequence ATGGCCGCTATTGAATTGGCCGATGTCACCAAACGATTCGGTGACACGGTCGCCCTGAAACAACTCTCGCTGAGTGTCGAGCAAGGCGAAATTTACGGCTTTCTCGGCCCGAACGGCGCGGGGAAGTCGACGACCATCAATCTCTTGCTCGACTTCATCCGCCCAACGGCCGGCACGGTTCGCGTGCTCGGCCACGACGCCCAACAAGAGAGCCTCACCGTCCGGCAGAACACGGGCGTCCTCCCCGAAGGCTTCTCCGTGTACAACCGCCTCACCGGGCGCAAACACGTCGAGTTCGCCATCGAGTCGAAAAACGCCACCGACGACCCAGACACCCTCTTAGAACGCGTCGGCCTCGCGGGCGACGGCGACCGCAAAGCAGGCGGCTACTCGAAAGGGATGCGCCAGCGTCTTGCCCTCGCTATGGCCATCGCGGGCAGCCCAGACCTCCTCATTCTGGACGAACCCTCCACTGGCCTCGACCCGAACGGGGCCCGCGAGATGCGCCGCATCATCACCGAAGAACGCGACCGCGGTGCGACCGTGTTCTTCTCCAGTCACATCCTCGAACAGGTCGAAGCAATCTGCGACCGCGTTGGGATTCTCAGACAGGGGGAACTCGTCGCCGAAGACACCCTCGACGCCCTGCGCGACGAGACCGACGCCGGCACGACGCTCGTCATCACGGTCGGCGCGCTCCCCGACGACGCACTCGCCGCCGTGCGCGACCTCTCGGGCGTTCTCGACGTGACCCACGACGAGGACACGCTCACCGTCTCGTGTGAAGACGGGAGCAAAACGCGCGTCCTCACGACGCTCGAAAACAACGGCGCAACCGTCTCTGACTTCTCCACCAAAGAAGCCTCGCTCGAAGATCTGTTCGCTTCCTACACGGAGGTGTCCGCATGA
- a CDS encoding ribonucleotide reductase N-terminal alpha domain-containing protein, producing the protein MSHQHSHTDADSIRSILDHPRLGDRLPTDVRDDLADEADRKLSPDADRKDVFEFLIQSLLARSERESGFESLAATLFRDRYYEQLLGETVGSDTFSEAYRTHFRDSIRAGVARGVFDERLGEYNLRELADCLVPARDAALGYRALETLTSDSFLRSRAGQPRELPQTCWMRVAMTLALTEDEQRRIDHAIDYYDVLSMLDW; encoded by the coding sequence ATGAGTCACCAACACTCCCACACCGACGCCGATTCGATTCGCTCGATACTCGACCACCCACGTCTCGGAGACCGACTCCCGACCGACGTGCGCGACGACCTTGCCGACGAAGCCGACCGCAAACTCTCGCCGGACGCCGACCGCAAGGACGTTTTCGAGTTTCTCATCCAGTCGCTTCTCGCCCGCAGCGAGCGCGAATCGGGGTTTGAATCGCTTGCAGCCACCCTGTTTCGAGACCGATACTACGAGCAGTTACTCGGCGAAACGGTCGGAAGCGACACCTTCAGCGAAGCCTACCGTACCCACTTCAGAGACAGCATCCGAGCGGGCGTCGCACGCGGTGTCTTCGATGAACGCCTCGGTGAGTACAACTTGCGGGAACTCGCAGACTGCCTCGTTCCGGCTCGCGACGCAGCCCTCGGCTACCGGGCGCTCGAAACGCTCACGAGCGACTCCTTCCTGCGGTCGAGAGCCGGACAACCCCGCGAACTTCCCCAGACCTGCTGGATGCGCGTGGCGATGACGCTCGCGCTCACCGAAGACGAACAGCGCAGAATCGACCACGCCATCGATTACTACGACGTGCTCTCGATGCTCGACTGGTAA
- a CDS encoding dehydratase, translating into MHLSEGDTHTYERSFTHEDVRQFGELSGDDQPRHTEPDEEGRLMAQGLLTGTLPTKLGSDIHFFAHTMTFRFRRPVYTDETITCEMTIDTISEADDRYNVDATFVCTNDEDVTVLSGEVSGLIWKD; encoded by the coding sequence ATGCATCTCTCAGAAGGCGATACACACACCTACGAACGCTCCTTCACCCACGAGGACGTCCGCCAGTTTGGCGAGCTCTCCGGTGACGACCAACCCCGCCACACCGAACCCGACGAGGAGGGCAGGCTCATGGCACAGGGACTGCTCACGGGAACCTTGCCAACCAAACTCGGCAGCGACATCCACTTTTTCGCCCACACGATGACGTTTCGCTTCCGCAGACCGGTCTATACGGACGAGACGATTACCTGTGAGATGACGATTGATACGATTAGTGAAGCCGACGACCGCTACAACGTAGACGCCACCTTCGTCTGCACCAACGACGAGGACGTGACCGTGCTCTCCGGTGAGGTGTCGGGGCTTATCTGGAAGGACTGA
- a CDS encoding MFS transporter, translated as MSLWSDPSRRRWLVWGALAVAFLLVSLYRLSTAVLADELMRAFDTTGASLGTLHAAFFYIYAALQLPSGVLVDRVGIRKTATLAVLIMSVGALAFSVADTYLLAFASRALLGFGASVIYISILRFVANWFRPTEFATMNGLTVGVSGLGGILATTPLAVAVATVGWRETIIFLGLLGFALAVAIYVFARDTPKQAALDPIDGVPSSPSLSLADVTTNLKGVLGERETWLAGTLLFCIVGINITLLGLWGVPFVVQQYDVSVTEASTYTLLGSVGLVLGPPVFGWISDRLENRTAILVIATLVYTAVVGGVVLTGTPPLFYVAFMFFLIGFLMGGTALAYTVIKERHDSAASGVSTGTVNTIAYTGAALFPTVLGVALDVYWTGETVAGSRIYTDVGYRVAFAIATMAGVVALVCALSLHVRTHGWSSLTPS; from the coding sequence GTGAGTCTCTGGTCTGACCCGTCACGACGCCGCTGGCTGGTGTGGGGTGCTCTTGCGGTCGCATTCCTCCTTGTGAGTCTCTACCGTCTCTCGACTGCCGTACTCGCAGATGAGCTGATGCGCGCGTTCGACACGACGGGCGCGAGTCTCGGCACCTTACACGCCGCATTTTTCTACATCTACGCTGCCCTTCAGTTACCTTCAGGAGTGCTCGTAGACCGCGTCGGCATCAGAAAAACCGCCACGCTTGCCGTCCTCATAATGAGCGTTGGCGCGCTTGCCTTCTCGGTTGCAGACACCTACCTGCTGGCGTTTGCGAGTCGCGCACTGCTCGGCTTTGGTGCGTCGGTCATCTACATCTCCATCCTCCGATTCGTTGCAAACTGGTTCCGACCGACCGAGTTCGCCACGATGAACGGCCTCACGGTAGGCGTCTCCGGCCTCGGCGGAATTCTCGCAACCACGCCGCTCGCGGTTGCCGTCGCCACCGTTGGTTGGCGTGAGACTATTATCTTCCTCGGTCTCCTTGGTTTCGCCCTCGCGGTTGCCATCTACGTGTTCGCCCGCGACACGCCAAAACAGGCAGCCCTCGACCCAATTGACGGTGTTCCGTCCTCGCCCTCGCTCTCGCTCGCTGACGTCACGACGAACCTGAAAGGTGTGCTCGGTGAACGTGAGACGTGGCTCGCGGGCACGCTCTTGTTCTGCATCGTCGGCATCAACATCACGCTGCTTGGCTTGTGGGGCGTCCCGTTCGTCGTCCAGCAGTACGACGTTTCCGTGACCGAAGCCTCGACATACACGCTCCTCGGGAGCGTTGGCCTCGTCCTCGGCCCGCCCGTGTTCGGCTGGATTTCAGACCGCCTCGAAAACCGCACGGCGATTCTCGTCATCGCGACGCTGGTCTACACGGCCGTCGTCGGTGGCGTCGTGCTGACGGGTACGCCGCCGCTCTTCTACGTCGCCTTCATGTTCTTCCTCATCGGCTTCCTGATGGGTGGCACCGCGCTCGCCTACACGGTTATCAAAGAGCGCCACGATAGTGCCGCGAGCGGTGTCTCGACCGGTACGGTGAACACCATTGCCTATACGGGCGCGGCGTTGTTTCCGACCGTGTTGGGGGTTGCGCTCGACGTCTACTGGACGGGCGAGACAGTCGCCGGGTCGCGCATCTACACCGACGTGGGCTACCGCGTCGCCTTCGCCATCGCCACGATGGCGGGCGTGGTTGCATTGGTGTGTGCCCTCTCGCTGCACGTCAGAACCCACGGTTGGTCGTCGCTCACGCCCTCCTAG
- a CDS encoding excinuclease ABC subunit C has protein sequence MDVAALREQAATLPHEPGVYQFLEGDTTLYVGKAVNLRSRVRSYADPRSYRIGQMVERAERIDYAVTDTETQALLLEANLIKRHQPKYNVRLKDDKSYPLVQLTGHEFPRIEVTRDPEAGATVFGPYTDRRRVDAVVKAIRETYGIRGCSDHKFAGRTRPCIDFNIGLCTAPCTGEIGAEAYIGDVDAVIRFFEGESGILTEPLEAEMERASVNQEFERAANLRDRLEAAQRFHGGGGEVVAKSGSEMVVDVLGVVIEGETATVARLHSERGQLVDRKQYTMNAPEGGEERVAAVLAAFIPQFYAERELPDAILLPERHEDAEIDRWLDTEGVSVRVPGAGREATLVDLALKNARRSPATDEGRALGDALSLGRIRRIEGFDVSHAQGKAVVGSNVTFVDGSPEKSDYRRKKLTDTNDDYANMRDLVRWRAERAVSGRDDRPDPDLLLIDGGDGQLNAARDALSAVGWDVPAIALAKADELVITPDGTFDWPSNAPHLHLLQRVRDESHRFAVQYHQTLRDEVKTVLDDIPGVGPALRKRLLRRFGSVDGIKAASVGELQTVSGVGKSRAETIKRRLQ, from the coding sequence ATGGACGTGGCCGCCCTCCGCGAGCAGGCTGCAACACTGCCACACGAGCCGGGCGTGTACCAATTTCTGGAGGGCGACACCACACTCTACGTCGGAAAAGCGGTCAACCTGCGCAGTCGCGTGCGGTCGTACGCAGACCCCCGAAGCTACCGCATCGGACAGATGGTCGAGCGCGCAGAGCGCATCGACTACGCCGTCACCGATACCGAGACGCAGGCGTTACTGCTCGAAGCGAACCTCATCAAGCGCCATCAGCCGAAGTACAACGTCCGGCTGAAAGACGACAAATCCTATCCACTGGTACAGCTCACCGGTCACGAATTTCCGCGCATCGAAGTTACCCGCGACCCCGAGGCAGGCGCAACCGTTTTCGGGCCGTACACCGACCGACGGCGCGTCGATGCCGTGGTCAAGGCCATCCGCGAAACCTACGGCATCCGCGGGTGTTCAGACCACAAGTTCGCGGGACGCACCCGCCCGTGTATCGACTTCAATATCGGGCTATGCACCGCGCCGTGCACCGGCGAAATCGGCGCTGAAGCGTACATTGGGGACGTGGACGCAGTCATCCGGTTTTTCGAAGGCGAGAGTGGGATTCTGACCGAACCGCTCGAAGCCGAGATGGAGCGCGCCTCGGTGAACCAAGAGTTCGAACGGGCTGCAAATCTCAGAGACCGCCTCGAAGCCGCCCAGCGCTTCCACGGCGGGGGCGGCGAGGTCGTCGCCAAGTCGGGCAGCGAGATGGTCGTGGACGTGCTCGGCGTGGTCATCGAAGGCGAGACGGCGACGGTCGCACGCCTCCACAGCGAGCGTGGCCAGTTGGTCGACCGAAAACAGTACACCATGAACGCCCCCGAGGGTGGCGAAGAACGGGTGGCGGCCGTCCTCGCCGCGTTCATCCCGCAGTTCTACGCCGAACGCGAGTTGCCGGATGCGATTCTCCTCCCCGAACGCCACGAAGACGCGGAAATCGACCGCTGGCTGGATACAGAAGGCGTCTCGGTTCGGGTACCGGGCGCGGGCAGAGAGGCGACGCTCGTGGATTTGGCTCTCAAAAATGCGCGGCGGTCGCCTGCAACCGACGAAGGTCGGGCGCTCGGTGACGCCCTCTCACTCGGGCGCATCCGCCGCATCGAAGGGTTCGACGTGAGCCACGCACAGGGCAAAGCCGTCGTCGGGAGCAACGTCACGTTCGTTGATGGCTCTCCCGAAAAATCGGATTATCGGCGGAAAAAACTCACCGACACGAACGACGATTACGCGAACATGCGCGACCTCGTCAGGTGGCGGGCCGAGCGCGCCGTCTCGGGCAGAGACGACCGACCAGACCCCGACCTCCTGCTCATCGACGGCGGCGATGGGCAGTTGAACGCCGCTCGCGACGCACTTTCAGCAGTCGGGTGGGACGTTCCGGCAATCGCGCTCGCAAAGGCGGATGAACTGGTGATAACGCCCGATGGAACCTTCGACTGGCCGTCGAACGCGCCCCACCTCCACCTCCTCCAGCGCGTGCGAGATGAGTCCCATCGCTTTGCGGTGCAGTACCACCAAACCCTCCGCGACGAGGTGAAAACCGTGCTCGATGACATTCCGGGCGTCGGCCCCGCGTTGCGAAAGCGCCTGCTCCGGCGCTTCGGGAGCGTCGATGGCATCAAAGCCGCCTCGGTGGGCGAGTTGCAGACGGTGTCAGGCGTCGGGAAATCGCGGGCAGAAACCATCAAACGCCGCCTGCAGTAG
- a CDS encoding rubrerythrin family protein — protein MTPEDFLDTVREENKTPLSRLGSSKALYADTHGELDKTPVLNAAATAELAAAETFETWADSEENDTARAVFEAAAADERDHYEQVAAKLGDEDGGDRVPAIQAYLRDLDASIPRLGGFCGRVLAARASKKQLVGFFVGKADPKTSQLFRDLASDLDEQEQQAVAALGDLCESDEDWAVALDAASEALQAAYREYTEALESMGVNPKPVC, from the coding sequence ATGACTCCGGAGGATTTCCTCGACACCGTCCGTGAGGAGAACAAGACCCCACTCTCGCGGCTTGGCTCCTCGAAGGCGCTCTATGCCGACACCCACGGCGAACTCGACAAGACACCCGTCTTGAACGCTGCTGCGACCGCAGAACTCGCCGCCGCAGAAACCTTCGAGACGTGGGCCGACTCAGAGGAGAACGACACCGCTCGCGCCGTCTTCGAGGCTGCCGCCGCAGACGAACGCGACCACTACGAGCAGGTCGCCGCAAAGCTTGGCGACGAAGACGGTGGCGACCGCGTGCCAGCGATTCAGGCGTACCTCCGCGATCTCGATGCCTCGATTCCCCGCCTCGGGGGCTTCTGTGGCCGCGTTCTCGCCGCTCGGGCGTCGAAAAAGCAGTTGGTTGGCTTCTTCGTCGGCAAGGCAGACCCGAAAACGTCGCAGTTGTTCCGCGACCTTGCGAGCGACTTAGACGAGCAAGAACAACAGGCGGTGGCCGCCCTCGGTGATCTCTGTGAGTCAGACGAAGACTGGGCGGTCGCCCTTGACGCCGCGAGCGAGGCGCTACAGGCTGCCTACCGCGAGTACACCGAAGCGCTCGAAAGCATGGGTGTGAACCCGAAACCGGTCTGTTGA
- a CDS encoding SPFH domain-containing protein, which produces MDSFFYELGKRSSGPDLSGVGRIVALVIAAFFILGFLSVLDTTAILGILALGAAAVVVAKSVVIVQAYEKRALTIFGEFRELLGPGIRFVPPFVSQTYAFDMRTQTMDVPSQEAITRDNSPVVANAVIYLRVTDAKRAFLEVDDYMRATSNLAQTTLRAVLGDMELDDTLSRRREINDRIRRELEGPTDAWGIRVEAVEVQAIQPSQDVVDAMEEQTSAERRRRAMILEAQGERRSSIERAQGEKSSSIIRAQGEKQAQMLEAQGDSIATTLRARAAESMGERAVLDKGLESLEAIGTSPSTTYIMPQELTSLVGRYGKHLTGSDVSEGDEELLSQAFDAETRELLGLDDIDEILKQVEEVDEAVQVENVEAE; this is translated from the coding sequence ATGGACAGCTTCTTCTACGAACTCGGGAAGCGGTCGAGCGGCCCCGACCTGAGCGGGGTGGGGCGAATCGTAGCGCTCGTTATTGCCGCGTTTTTCATCCTCGGCTTTCTCAGCGTCCTCGATACGACCGCAATTCTCGGCATCCTCGCCCTCGGCGCGGCGGCGGTCGTCGTCGCAAAGTCGGTCGTCATCGTCCAAGCCTACGAGAAACGCGCGCTCACCATCTTCGGTGAGTTCCGCGAACTGCTCGGCCCCGGCATCCGCTTCGTCCCGCCCTTTGTCTCACAGACCTACGCCTTCGACATGCGCACCCAGACGATGGACGTTCCCTCACAGGAGGCCATCACGCGTGACAACTCCCCGGTCGTCGCGAACGCCGTCATCTACCTCCGCGTGACCGACGCGAAACGGGCGTTCCTCGAAGTGGACGACTACATGCGCGCCACGTCGAATCTGGCTCAAACGACGCTCCGTGCCGTCCTCGGAGACATGGAACTCGACGACACGCTCTCCCGGCGGCGCGAAATCAACGACCGCATTCGCCGCGAGTTGGAGGGGCCGACCGACGCGTGGGGCATCCGCGTCGAAGCCGTCGAGGTGCAAGCCATCCAGCCGAGCCAAGACGTGGTCGACGCGATGGAAGAACAGACCTCCGCAGAGCGCCGTCGTCGGGCGATGATTCTCGAAGCGCAGGGGGAACGCCGGAGTTCCATCGAACGCGCACAGGGGGAGAAAAGCTCCTCGATTATCCGCGCACAGGGTGAAAAACAGGCCCAGATGCTCGAAGCCCAAGGCGACTCGATTGCGACGACGCTCCGGGCGCGCGCCGCAGAGTCGATGGGCGAACGCGCCGTCCTCGACAAGGGCTTAGAGTCGCTCGAAGCCATCGGGACGAGTCCCTCGACCACCTACATCATGCCCCAAGAACTCACCTCGCTCGTCGGGCGCTACGGCAAACACCTCACCGGGAGCGATGTGAGCGAAGGTGATGAAGAGTTGCTGAGCCAGGCGTTCGACGCCGAAACCCGCGAGCTGCTCGGCTTGGACGACATCGACGAGATTCTCAAACAGGTCGAGGAAGTGGACGAAGCGGTGCAGGTAGAAAACGTGGAAGCAGAGTAG
- the uvrB gene encoding excinuclease ABC subunit UvrB, translated as MSDSGPLSPDKPGKGRPFRVDAPFDPAGDQPEAIEQLAAGFREGMDRQTLLGVTGSGKTNTVSWVVEEIQKPTLVIAHNKTLAAQLYEEFKNLFPDNAVEYFVSYYDYYQPEAYIEQTDTYIDKDASINEEIDRLRHSATRSLLTRDDVIVVASVSAIYGLGDPRNYESMALRLEEGQQLDRDEVLKRLVDLNYDRNDVDFTNGTFRVRGDTLEVFPMYGRYAVRIEFWGDEIDRMLKVDTVEGEVKSTEPAVLIHPAEHYSIPEERLEQAIGEIEDLLADRISYFQRKGDLIAAQRIEERTTFDLEMMRETGYCSGIENYSVHLDNRSIGDPPYTLLDYFPDDFLTVIDESHVTLPQIKGQFAGDKSRKDSLVGNGFRLPTAYDNRPLTFEEFQEKTAKTLFVSATPADYEREHSEQIVEQIVRPTHLVDPKVEISPAEGQVEDLLNRIAARTERDERVLVTTLTKRMAEDLTEYFEEAGVAVEYMHDETDTLERHELIRGLRLGEFDVLVGINLLREGLDIPEVSLVAVLDADQQGFLRSSTTLIQTMGRAARNVHGEVILYADNTTDAMRTAIDETQRRREIQTRFNEENGFEPKTIEKDVGKTSLPGSKKKQRNVARVTPETDDEALDLIFELEDRMQEAADNLEFELAADIRDRIHKLRKEFDLGADDGVPAPGEV; from the coding sequence ATGAGTGATTCCGGCCCGCTTTCTCCCGACAAACCGGGAAAAGGGCGACCGTTTCGGGTGGACGCGCCGTTCGACCCCGCGGGTGACCAACCCGAGGCAATCGAGCAACTCGCCGCGGGCTTTCGAGAGGGAATGGACCGCCAGACCCTGCTCGGGGTGACTGGCTCCGGGAAAACCAACACCGTGAGTTGGGTCGTAGAAGAAATCCAAAAACCCACGCTCGTCATCGCCCACAACAAGACGCTCGCCGCCCAGTTGTACGAGGAGTTCAAGAACCTGTTTCCGGACAACGCGGTGGAGTACTTCGTCTCCTATTACGACTACTACCAGCCCGAAGCGTACATCGAGCAGACCGACACCTACATCGACAAAGACGCCTCCATTAACGAGGAAATCGACCGGTTGCGCCACTCCGCGACGCGCTCGCTGCTCACGCGCGACGACGTGATTGTGGTCGCGTCGGTCTCTGCGATTTACGGCCTTGGTGACCCGCGCAACTACGAGTCGATGGCGCTTCGTTTAGAGGAGGGCCAGCAGTTAGACCGCGACGAGGTTCTGAAGCGACTGGTTGACCTGAACTACGACCGCAACGACGTCGACTTCACGAACGGGACGTTCCGGGTGCGCGGCGACACCCTCGAAGTGTTCCCGATGTACGGTCGCTACGCCGTCCGTATCGAGTTCTGGGGCGACGAAATCGACCGCATGCTCAAGGTGGACACCGTAGAGGGTGAGGTCAAGAGCACGGAGCCAGCCGTCCTCATCCACCCTGCAGAGCACTACTCGATTCCAGAAGAACGCTTAGAACAGGCGATTGGTGAAATCGAGGACCTCCTCGCAGACCGCATCAGCTACTTCCAGCGCAAAGGCGACCTCATCGCCGCCCAGCGCATCGAAGAGCGCACCACCTTTGACCTTGAGATGATGCGCGAAACGGGCTACTGCTCCGGTATCGAGAACTACTCGGTGCACCTCGACAACCGCTCTATCGGCGACCCGCCGTACACCTTACTCGACTACTTCCCCGACGACTTCCTCACCGTCATCGACGAATCGCACGTTACGCTCCCACAAATCAAGGGGCAGTTCGCGGGCGACAAATCGCGCAAAGACTCGCTCGTCGGGAACGGGTTTCGCCTGCCGACGGCCTACGACAACCGTCCCCTGACGTTCGAGGAGTTCCAGGAAAAGACGGCGAAAACGCTGTTCGTGAGCGCGACGCCTGCGGATTACGAGCGCGAGCACTCTGAACAGATTGTCGAACAAATCGTCCGGCCGACCCACCTCGTTGACCCGAAGGTGGAGATTTCACCTGCGGAGGGGCAGGTCGAAGACCTGCTCAACCGCATCGCAGCACGCACTGAACGCGACGAGCGCGTACTCGTGACAACCCTCACGAAGCGGATGGCCGAAGACCTGACCGAGTACTTCGAGGAGGCGGGCGTGGCCGTCGAGTACATGCACGACGAGACGGACACCTTAGAGCGCCACGAGTTGATTCGCGGGCTTCGCCTCGGCGAGTTCGACGTACTGGTAGGAATCAACCTCTTGCGCGAGGGCCTCGACATTCCCGAGGTGTCGTTGGTGGCCGTCCTCGACGCAGACCAACAGGGCTTCCTGCGGTCTTCGACCACGCTCATCCAAACGATGGGGCGGGCCGCCCGCAACGTCCACGGCGAGGTCATTCTCTATGCGGACAACACAACCGACGCGATGCGCACGGCCATCGACGAGACCCAGCGCCGCCGCGAGATTCAGACGCGCTTCAACGAGGAGAACGGGTTCGAGCCAAAAACCATCGAGAAGGACGTCGGGAAGACGAGTCTACCCGGAAGCAAGAAAAAACAGCGCAACGTCGCTCGCGTCACACCCGAGACCGACGACGAGGCGCTCGACCTCATCTTCGAACTCGAAGACCGGATGCAGGAGGCGGCGGACAATCTGGAGTTCGAGTTGGCTGCAGACATCCGCGACCGGATTCACAAACTCAGAAAGGAGTTCGACTTAGGTGCCGACGACGGCGTGCCCGCACCCGGCGAAGTTTAG
- a CDS encoding GNAT family N-acetyltransferase encodes MEMRPATTDDFADIKAVAHAAWTAAYADALAGETISRTVDEWYSEASLQRILDQPETDFLVADNGGVVGFCHGVGHDGEGDIVRLYTHPDRWDEGIGYRLYERLRDDMRDSNVPEMKAIVVESDEMARTLFTRMGFTESGSGSVKMGDETVGEIVYSRAI; translated from the coding sequence ATGGAGATGCGACCCGCAACCACCGACGATTTCGCGGACATCAAGGCCGTGGCTCACGCCGCGTGGACGGCTGCCTACGCGGACGCTCTCGCCGGAGAAACCATTTCCCGAACCGTCGATGAGTGGTATTCCGAAGCGTCGCTCCAGCGTATTCTCGACCAACCAGAAACAGACTTTCTCGTCGCTGACAATGGGGGCGTCGTCGGCTTTTGCCATGGCGTCGGTCACGACGGCGAAGGCGACATCGTCCGGCTCTACACCCACCCCGACCGCTGGGACGAAGGGATTGGCTACCGGCTCTACGAACGCCTCCGCGACGACATGCGCGACTCGAACGTACCAGAGATGAAGGCCATCGTGGTCGAAAGCGACGAGATGGCACGAACGCTGTTCACCCGAATGGGCTTTACGGAATCGGGGTCTGGCAGCGTGAAAATGGGTGACGAGACAGTGGGCGAAATCGTCTATTCGCGGGCGATTTGA
- a CDS encoding ABC transporter permease gives MSVVTVAKKDFQDAIRSKVLLALATLFVLFAGGAAYIFAEFFSGANDTLSTIGLIVFLLGPVGTLVPLTGLIVGYKAIVGERESGSLKFLLALPHTRRDVVLGKVLGRSGVLATAILAGFALAAVIAVALYSSFSPAAFLGFTALTLLFGAVFVSVGVGISASTGSSSKATAAVIGFFLLFEFLWGLIPTLLNYALTGSFGFQGPPPSWYQFLTNISPSAAFGNAITLVLPANAGLTMPGQVQSIFVEGWFGLLVLLAWALIPLALGYARFERADL, from the coding sequence ATGAGCGTCGTCACCGTCGCCAAGAAGGACTTCCAAGACGCCATCCGCTCGAAGGTGTTGCTCGCCCTCGCCACGCTGTTCGTCCTCTTTGCGGGCGGTGCAGCCTACATCTTTGCTGAGTTCTTTAGTGGAGCAAACGATACCCTCTCGACGATTGGCCTCATCGTGTTCTTGCTCGGGCCGGTCGGCACGCTCGTCCCGCTTACCGGCCTCATCGTCGGCTACAAAGCCATCGTTGGCGAGCGAGAGAGCGGGAGCCTCAAGTTCCTGCTCGCGCTGCCTCACACCCGCCGCGACGTGGTGCTCGGCAAAGTGCTTGGTCGCTCTGGCGTGCTCGCCACGGCGATTCTCGCTGGCTTCGCGCTCGCCGCCGTCATCGCCGTTGCGCTCTACAGTTCGTTCTCGCCAGCGGCGTTCCTCGGGTTTACCGCCCTCACGCTCCTGTTCGGCGCCGTGTTCGTGAGCGTGGGCGTTGGCATCTCCGCTTCGACGGGTTCGTCTTCGAAGGCAACCGCCGCCGTCATCGGCTTTTTCCTCCTGTTCGAGTTCCTCTGGGGACTCATCCCAACTCTCCTCAACTACGCCCTTACCGGCAGTTTCGGCTTCCAAGGGCCGCCGCCGAGTTGGTATCAGTTCCTCACGAACATTAGCCCGAGCGCGGCGTTCGGCAACGCAATCACGCTCGTGCTCCCGGCCAATGCCGGACTCACGATGCCCGGTCAGGTCCAATCAATCTTCGTCGAAGGCTGGTTCGGCCTGCTCGTCCTCCTCGCGTGGGCGCTCATCCCGCTCGCCCTCGGCTACGCCCGCTTCGAACGCGCAGACCTCTAA